From a single Nakaseomyces glabratus chromosome H, complete sequence genomic region:
- the TSC3 gene encoding Tsc3p (CAGL0H10202g~Ortholog(s) have enzyme activator activity, role in 3-keto-sphinganine metabolic process, positive regulation of sphingolipid biosynthetic process and SPOTS complex localization), with translation MSTGNDKKSTMRYVLTLKERRELEGKGITMMHRVEDFMDRIYWMYYIHMPYYLMTSFDAFCLHTFFLMIFSLSLFGIVKYCFFL, from the coding sequence ATGTCTACTGGTAACGATAAGAAAAGCACAATGAGATACGTGCTCACGTTGAAGGAAAGGAGGGAGTTGGAAGGTAAAGGTATTACGATGATGCACCGCGTCGAGGACTTCATGGACAGAATATACTGGATGTACTATATCCACATGCCATACTATCTAATGACATCTTTTGATGCATTCTGCTTACATACCTTctttttgatgattttcAGCTTATCCCTATTTGGAATTGTCAAATACTGCTTCTTCCTATAG